In Sander vitreus isolate 19-12246 chromosome 4, sanVit1, whole genome shotgun sequence, the genomic stretch CTACATGATGcaggaaataaaaatattaacgACCTTCATGTTTAGGAAACAAGCGACAATTAAGCACTGTCACACTCTCAAAGTGCATTTATTTAGTTTGAAGGTGAGCCACATCAGTTTCATAACAGCAGAAGAAATCAAGAAACTACCAAGTAGATTTGATGGGCAATTCTCTCCTTCGACTCAACAGGGCACAGAGTTCTGATGGGAGATTAAACTTTCTGAACATGTAGTTTCAAATTTAACTTGTCAGGAAACAGAAAGTCCTGCAGCTTAAGTTAACAAATGTCACCACAAACATTTCTAAATCAGCCAAACAAAGGTCTTACATCAAGGCTCCAACTGACAGTTGGTTGCctgtgaagtaaaaaaaatgtattggacAAAAGTAAATCTTGAGCAGCATTAGACCGACAGCAGATGGTTGTTTTTGTATCTGGTGTTTATGGCGGTGGACCAGGGCCACATCACGGAATGGAGGAATTTTGAGGGGAAAATTGGTCAGACATTTGTTAATATAGGATTCAGAGACGAAGTTTAATAGTGAGGGAACTTTAGAGATTGAAGTCAGAATTCTTATATCTCATAATTCTCCATGTTTTCCCAGAATTAAGATCTAAAGATGAATCTTGGAAGCCCAATTGTTTGATGTAGGCCCAAGTCCTCTTCCATAGTCGCCATTTTCTGCAGTTCATTGATTCATGTTTCTGTAGGACATCAAATCATCCAACAGTCAAAAATATCATATTGAATATAATATAAGTCTTTTGGCTCCATGTGTGGATAAACTTAACCAAAAAGGAACACTTTGTGAAGGACTGCAGTTCAAACAAATCATCCAAGTATCAATCTATCTCTGTATGGGCTGCAGGTTTGATTCCCTGCTTGCCCCCAGAGCCTTCCTGATTTCCAGTGGAAacaacaaaagtacaaaaaggAAGACAAACTAAACATTTTTCTCTTAAATGTTTAGTTAATTTGTTTGCTGGGACCGACCAACCAACCACCATGTCTGCTCTTCTAAAGACTTTGGAAACTTGCCCTGCTCTTCCACTAGTTTATTTGGGCGTTCAATGGGATTGTCCTGTCCCACCACTAGCTTcattttctccttcttttcagGGGAAATGGGGTGCCGCAGAGTGACAGCAGTTTTTAAGCGCTACAGGTAAAAATACTTACTCAACTCCCAATGAGTTATACATACTCTTTAAACAACTGTGAGGAGGACCCAGTGCCTTGTTGAAGGGCAGAAAATTCACTTTTGACCGAACAGTCACAGTGGATGCTGTGTCCCAAATCCATCAGCAACACTGGCTAGCAGGCAGTCAAAGCAGAATGATGGTTGGTTGAATTGTATAGTGTAAACTAAAGTGGACTGTGAAAATGTACCAGCATTCGGCCAAGTCTTTTCCCTGCCTGCTGAGAAAAGCATCACCTAACTTCAAATGCCTTTCAATCCCGAGTGTCCCCGTCAGGAACCAGAActtccagacagacagactgacctCAACACTCAGCAGAGTTAACAAAAACCAATGTAAGACGTCTGCTATGAACACTGGGGCTCAGCCAGGTACAGGCTAATGGATGTAAAACACTAACATCTGCTAAGGGAAACAATATGTGTGGGTTTGAGGGGGGAGGGGATCACTTATTCtggtatctgaagtctcttagcACATGGTTGAGCGGTTGAATCTGAATCACTGGAGACAGGTTGACCTGTAGGATCTTTTGCGCTTTTCTGCGGGCCTCAGCAACAGAGCGAGAGTCATCCACCTTTATCACTTTCCTTCTAAGACCGTTTTTGTCCTTCCAGCCATTCCTCTGCCGGGTCGGGTTGTTCAGTTCCTTGGGGCCCCGACCATCTCTGTGGAGGCCGTTTCCCCTCCAGCCATTGCtggtcagctctgtgtgagTCTCTGGGAATGCCCGTCCATTTGTGTAAAAGACCGGTGCAGAATCTCCAATGAGGGCGCCGTCCAATCGGATGGGGCAGGACAGGCTCTTCTGGCTGAACAAGGCCACAGCTTTGGTGGGCGCCCCACCACCGTTCTGAGAAGGCTGCAAAGGTATTCCTGAAAGCGTTGGAGGGTGCTGTTGCTTTGAAAAGGCAACAGATGGTGCCTCAGAGGTTTTGTCCCAAGAAGTGTGAATCTGGAGTCGGGCTGTATGGAAGCCAGACAGGCCCTCAATGTTGGTCAGTCTGAGGCACGGCCGCACCTGCGACATCTCTACAGTCCGACTGGGTGTCCTGCTGCAGGTGATGGCACGATGGTCCACCAGCAGCTCTGGAGGGCGGACCCCTTGAATCTTAGGGTTGTACTTCTCAGAGGTGTTCCAGGATGGGTGCACCTCTCTCTTCTTGGTCAGGGGCTTCTTTCCCCTCCTCTTGGCGGCAGGTCTGGCGCTCCTGTTGGGGGGCTTCAGCATGTCTTCAGTCAGGGGTTGGTTTGTGCTGGAGCGGTAGCCATACACGTCCATGCTACGCAGCACAGTGGGCTTGTGGCCCTCCTCGCCCAGCTCCTGCAGGAAGGTGACCAGCTCCTCACTGCTTGAGAGGTCACGGGACATCGGGCTGAGGATCTTTAGAGCATCCAGGAGGACGTTGTGCCCCGCTGACGAGATCCGGGACCAGGAGTGAACCGCCCTTCGCTCTTCATTGGCAAATGCCAATGGCCGGCCAACCACGGGACCTCGCGCAGCGCCAGCCATGTTTCTAGTCCTGCCGGAAATACAGAAAGCATTTGGTTAAATGGAATCACAGAAAAGTTTGTTATTTTGCAGCCTTGTATTGTTCCTACTCCTTTTTTGTCCCCGTTCTACCAAATGTGGAGGAATTAACCTTTTATTAactaaaaatgtatgtttgttgGTGATATTGTGGACCTCTCACACTGCACTCTCCTAATGAAGCTTATttcggaaaaaaaagtcttgaaatATCGCAAAAGCGTTTATAAGCAAAATGCGACAACGCAATGGAAACAGATTTAGCGAATAATTAGTGTCATAGGTCTATATGAAgcattgctctggtgccgccggaaattccgctggacgTCCGTTACCATaggcttttttttgtgttggcattttaaactctggtggatttatgagggctatggttaactgctcctcagatctctgcagggtaaatccagacagctagctagattatTGAATCTTAGTtgtctgttgcacgactaaaacaacctttgaagctatacgttccaccaaaacaagttccttccttaggctattttgcagaggcgccattGCTCCGTACAGCGCTTAGccaaagatgattgtgattggtttaaaggtaTATGGTGCTATGACTTTCTAACCCCTGACCTTCCAATTACTTGTTAAATGTGGTCCAGAAACTGAAGCGTGTTCTGCAGCTTAGTTCACTGCAAGATGTCATTGATACGAGTCACTTGAATATTAAATGTTAACATGAACGTTTGAGTCAGCGCTCGGATAAATTTTCGGATCAATAGAAAAAAGGGgagaatttaaatgatttattaggggtccaagcccaagGGGGCTAGGAACCGCGTTTGCAAGGCAACACGGTTCACAGATCCAGCGGAGCTGTGGAACCCTGTTGTTTTCCTAAGGATTATTCTtctttaggggtccaagcccgagggggcTGGGAACCACGtacacagcagggctgtggaaccctattgttttcctaaggTTTCTTTTTCTCCGCCTAAAAGTCccgctacagcctaaaccgtacatggtgggggggggtgccattttcaggactggtccagatCCCTGCAAGGACCTCTGGACAAAGGACAAAACAATTCAGCCACTTCCACCACTTGGTGGCGCTATagcacaaaaaacatatttggcCTTATAACTTCCAAACCGTACAtcgcacattaaaaatacacatatccACGCGTTGCCTGAATACAGCagaatctcctgatataggccacgcccatttccgcctagacttttatgcgcAAAAAACCTCCTCCTAGACTGCGTGACCAATCTGTATGAAACTTAGTATGTAGCATCTCCTgaccgacctgacaaaaagttattgaAATAATTTTTAGCGGATGAAAATTGCgcaaattacgcacaaacaaatttgtgtagctagctactaaaacacaaactttgccatatctcggccaaaataaatgctatcaaagCGAAACTTTACATTCTTGTTTGCATGACACTCTGGGGCTCCCcaacacattttacaaaaaattgccactagggggcgctacaagtacaaaaagtttatatctcatgaatggctcatccgatttttatgAAATTTTGAGGGTACCATCTAgagccactcctgaggccatgCCTACAGTGAGGTACTGATTCGtaaaagtgggcgtggcctatgggacccaggtTTGGAGTCACCACTTACACTACTGTGAGCGACTTCAAATTTACAGTGTAGATGTACAATGGTTCATGGACCTCAcataccaaaaattacacatatggaccactaggtggcgctatgacgccaaatgtgtttttgcctataactcccacattacacattagaaacccttacatccacgtgtGCCTTGAATCGAGCGGAATCCGATGATATAGGCCATGACCATTTCCGCTAAGAAGTTTTTTCATGtgtgcaaaaccaactttttctaactcctcctaggccgtgcgaccgatctgcacgaaacctggtacgtagcatctccaggtggacctgacaaaaagttaaaggaattttgctacgttaaactATACACAATTTACAACCAAACTAATTTTCGTAGCTAGCCACAAAACACGAACTTTAgtatatctcggccaaattgaTAGGTATCAGAGCAAAACTGGTATTATTGTTAGACATCCCACTccgaggctctgtaccaaatttggtgaggatcggccattagggggcgctataatgaACGTAGACGCGTTTTGGCCTTTTActcaatgaatgggaaatttgctATTGCATTTCACTACAGACTTTGGAGCTCGCACATAGTGAAATTTCCTGACTATTGCCTCGCCGCCGTCATGCTTTGGGTTCTCCTTTTGCGGGGTCCGCTTTCGTGGGCTCCGCTTTTGTGAGCTCCGTGTGTCATCAAGGGCGATTTGTGCCAGGGGGGACTCGCGCCGGGaaggcttggaccccgtcataactgcttgcagttctagttaataatgtaataacaatgacTTTGAACTATGAATGCATCATGAgatttaccagtaaacgcaacatttagtcaagtctatgttgtttttctgacaataGCAGTGACcatagtgctagtttgtgtctttcagctcatagctttagcggcagactgttgtacgtaccggtgttggaatcctctacagtgaaatacagtcacccttttacaccgtttagctgtcagcattttaactgtgtttaatccattAATGTTTAATGACGGCTACCGTGGGTCTGAGCTCATCaccgcaaaaaaaaaacattgggcTGCACGTTGTGTCTgatgacatggattcattgtgtctaatgacatggattcattgtTTTTAACGACATGGATTCATCGTTTCTAATGTCATGGATTGCgtctgatgacattgtgtcttacatggattcaaggttttctaaacaaaacttatcaaaagatggagcaaatcttgacctccaaatcctcgattcgattacattttctattctaaggtcacgattcgattttcgatttttacttctttttttaaagcacaggttgctatgccatttttagactagacttgtatgtaatataatatctgacctttgttcgcaatgtaccacatgacattgtcaaatttaaaacatttattaacaacataatgcaaCAATAACATATCTTCAGTTAATTGGAAACTTCACAATTTGTCAAtaaagttaaaagaaaaaaaaactattctgaGGGCAGACTCTTTGCAGCACACAGAGTTTGGTGTTAAAGCCACCAACGtagtcttccaggcagcgctgcctggaaggcactaggattaggcaatggttatggttgaaGACAACGGTCGCAGTGCTGCCCTGAAGGCttagttgggggcttaaaacaccatcgagccagcacagcagctgagcagaACGATAGCAAATAGGGCGACTCGggcagtccgctaacttgttgctctctctaatataatcaatataagctgctctgtttaggctacaaaatgtgcatgcaggctgaaattcaaccgtgcggttttgttgggataaagctataagcagaaggactatccgctagctgctaggctaatgtgcaatggtaaacacacagaatatggtacacgcacatagcaACACacaactcactggaaatccaaaatacttccacacacttcagtgaaagaggaggaggctcaagttctgtcgatgggtctccagcatctgcagttgccatgctatcttttgactggctctAGCTAAGTTACAggaggttgactgactcgcagcacttcaacacgtgtTTTTTCCGCTTGACAAGCCGAccggacgtgacatgggggcgtggcagtatcgacgattccattttttttattcgatATTCAAGATTGTGACTTCATTTCGATGATGACACCCTtactaattatagggggagacatgaatgcagtgcTAGATctaaatcaggatagatcagggggCAACCACACAATGACCCAGAAACACACATAAGACATGTTTagagcagttgtggaatcccaccatcttacagatgtatggaggatgcacaatcctactagcaaggattacaccttttctgcacgtcacctcacccactcccgcatttattatattttgtgctCTAGTGAGCataaggcaatgttccacatgaaagcaatagaaccagcaattctgtctgatcacaatgcgctgTTAACCACATTCCATTAcgatatgttaggagaaagatctagaagGTGGCAATTTCAAAActcccttctccagaacacagccTTTGATGCAGAGTTTAGAGTTTACAGCAATCAATACTGACTCTTGGACCCGGCATTCATTTGGCaagcaactaaaggatttatttgagatttcacatcttcctttgcagtcaatttgaagagaaaaagagaagcaaGGATTGCGGCGTTGGAAGAACGTTCTATGGAGCAGTCTCTAAAGACGCGTTTTTCTgaatctacacatactcttttAGTCACAAGTCGAGCAGAGCTAAATTAtttgctaagaaggagagctgaattcataatgcacagagtgataaattattatttcaatggttgcaaaccaagcaaattgctggctctgaaattaaaacaaagcgagtccagagctactatcaacagcatccgcacagactgaggtatctcaacaaatcctaaaAGATATCAACGCCACTTTccaatccttttattcaaagttgtacGAGTCCTCCTGCAATCcagatccgacacagtgccagGAGTTCCTAAAAGAGCTAAATCTGCCTCTTCTtaacccagaggaggcagaagaactgggtcaacctataacattagaggaacttaaatcagcattaaaaacagttaaaaatcattttacaaggggggcgggggggagaattgtacgggcttatctgctaatgttagctgccgaccgttaccttgaaaccatccagcaaatagacggtaccgtagggcgatttaacgtcaccgctcattttacacacagtttaacaacaaaactaaacgctgagtgaacattactagctacgtttttcatgttggttttgagcggtatgcacccccactaacctggaaaacggttttaaaacagtaacgttaatacagcgtgtcggaggaatacagcgttctcctgcagcgggagtcagaggcagagggaccgtcacagcagcgtttgctaacaatagcttcttgtctcatctggggtctgataaacagtaaattcatcaaagtcagtgtgcccaacactattttccaataaactgtgagtgcggatttcatgtcgcggctttcgtcgctgtttatcacttattgagtgaagtagtactcgccctgttgtttatttggttgccatgacttcgcgagtgatgacgtcctgtcactgttccagttgctctgctcaccctagggggagagagagcgaatgacagttcgcttgagttcagtagagcagacggctctgcgactttatcacttttcataaacagccgAAGGAATGGTGGTGCGTAGTGTACATAGTGGAAatcctgttgtgcgtctgccctatt encodes the following:
- the ccdc71 gene encoding uncharacterized protein ccdc71, whose amino-acid sequence is MAGAARGPVVGRPLAFANEERRAVHSWSRISSAGHNVLLDALKILSPMSRDLSSSEELVTFLQELGEEGHKPTVLRSMDVYGYRSSTNQPLTEDMLKPPNRSARPAAKRRGKKPLTKKREVHPSWNTSEKYNPKIQGVRPPELLVDHRAITCSRTPSRTVEMSQVRPCLRLTNIEGLSGFHTARLQIHTSWDKTSEAPSVAFSKQQHPPTLSGIPLQPSQNGGGAPTKAVALFSQKSLSCPIRLDGALIGDSAPVFYTNGRAFPETHTELTSNGWRGNGLHRDGRGPKELNNPTRQRNGWKDKNGLRRKVIKVDDSRSVAEARRKAQKILQVNLSPVIQIQPLNHVLRDFRYQNK